DNA from Rosa rugosa chromosome 6, drRosRugo1.1, whole genome shotgun sequence:
TTCAACAGAAGCAAAGGCTTTATCTAGACCCCGAAGACTCACTCAACAAATGAAGACACACTTCAAGACCTCAAGCAAAACAGTAAGGGACATGCACGTGACATCATCATCTAGATTTCAGACTATGTCTTTCTATATATTAGTATATCTGTATATTTACGTATACATATCTTGACTTTTTCACTGTTTGACATGGTATTTCAGAAGTGGTGCCTTCTCAATTAATgccaaatgaagaaaacaaagaatcaaCAAACAAAATTTCATCACCCAGCGTCCACCAACTTTAGTTATTGCATCGATCCTTTCGAACATATATAAATACCATCCTAGCAATAAGTTAAACCACACAAAACCATATACAACAGAAGCAGATAGCAGCCTAGCAGTACTATATTTCTAACCCTTATAAACCACCCACCATGGCTATGACTATGAGACTGATCCAATTACTGGTGATCATATCGGTAATTGCTTTGGCCATCTCCAGAAGAGCGCTGGCAAGTGATTCTGACATCACTTCCGATTACATACTCCCAGAAAACCACACCAGCACAACTGTTGATGCCTCATTCTTCACATACACAGGATTCCGCGGCTTATTTGATCAAGCACCCAAAACCTTCACGGCAACAAAAGCAAGCATGGATGAGTTCCCTGCTCTCAAAGGCCAGAGTGTGTCATACACCATGCTTCAATTCCCTCCAAACACATTATTCCCACCTCACACCCGCCTTGACTCTGCCGGACTTATGTTTGTCCTTACTGGTTCCTTGGAAGTAGGCCTAATTGACTCGAAAAACATTCTATATACTAAAAAGCTTCAAGCTGGAGATATGTTTGTGTTTCCTAAGGGATTGATCCATTATCAGTATAACGCGGATCCTAATTTGCCAGCCACTGCCATTGCAGCATTTGGAAGCGCAAGCGCTAGAACAGTTGCAGTTCCAGCCTCCATCTTCAGCTCTGGAATTCGTGATGTTGTCCTGGCAAAATCATTCAAGACAGATGTTAGTACCGTTAGGAAGATCAGGGCTGGCCTAAAAAATTAATGACAAAGGGCTCTGTACTTTTGTTATCATACCGCAGTTAATTATTTCATTACTTTTAGTTTCTATTTGTTTGTATTTCATGATATTTACTTCctttattttgaaatttattttattttattttcaatagaATCATATATACTCTTCATTCATATCCAAGAATGAGAAGACAAACatatagacctgtaaatggaccggatttggatcggatcgacttaaatccaaatccgtttacttaaaaaaaaaaaattcgatccaaacccgttccgttaatccggcggatcgttgatagctcgatccaaatccatatccgccggattaacggatacccgatccgctaatccgacccgttataatttcaaatattttaaaattttaaatagtaatattaaatttatatcatgatacctcataagatattaataaaatattaaaacaacatgaaaagtatcaccaaaagtagaattacattatcaaaattcttaatgcttcttggaatcttgggtgatagactgtcccttagatttctgcaaaaaaattgtattagaaattcttcatattttatatttttaaaaaataataatatattaataaaaaaataatattttattattacaaaaacgggccggatcattaacggatcggatcgacctatatccgtatttgatccgttaaataaacgggttaacggattcggatcattaacggatcaacagatcaaaactttcgatccaaacccgtccaataatCACTgatctggagcgggtccggatcaaaatccggtcacATAACTAGGTAGAATGCTTCTTAAGTATGACTATGACACTAAAAAACAACCCCTTCTACTGTACAATAATTAAATGGAGTCCACTACTAGAAATATAGGCTCTGAGGACACACAATTTATTCAGTGTCCTTAAATGTTATTTAGGACACCCTCCTTCATTTGTGTGAAAGTTAAAGTGGAACTGTGAAATAAAGGATACCAACAAGGACACCTACGGTCCAAAGAAGTCATTCGTTTTGGCTCCCAAAATTTGGGAATTCCCTCCTCATTCAATTTTCAGCGGGCCCAACACATAAAAAGGTAAAAGCGAAGCTTTATTAGACGCAGCAGCTCtcaaatttcttcttctcccaaAAATCTCAAGAGCCCAGACCATTGTTCCTTTTGACCCCATTTCTCTCCTCCCCAACACCGCGACGATGACGTCGACCGAGACGGAGGACGTCGTATGTATGACGTAGCACCGCCATCACCGATTACCGCAAGAGGTTACTCTAGCACAAGGAGCTTGACTCCCGAGTCTGCGCAGGTCAGATTTGCCCCCCCAAACCCTCTTCTATCCAACTACAAATGTTCCCAATTCGTTCAATTTGTAGTCTTTTCGCTCTAGGGTTTCGGTATCTGATAgtattttttctgctttctttgcatttttttctgttttctgtggTGATGCTATTACAATACATGATGATACTGAACATAGAATTTGAATATAATATCTGTGAGGGGATGTTTATTTTTGATTATGCTGTGATACCATATCCTTTGCCGCTTAACTCTTGTAACCGTTAGTTCCTTCAATTGCATTCTGATGTGATTTTAATCTGTTTCACTAGTTGGGTGACATTAATGAACAtattcttcatttcttcttcaacaCTGCTAGATATAAGCTTATGTCCTAAAGATAACTTGTGGCTATTTTTGAGACATGCGTTTATGGCCTTTTCTTTAATTATGCATATACTTGTGCAGGTTTAAAGTTTGTTAGTACTGATGGCAGTACAAGCAACAAGGTCTCATCAATTTCAGCACCTCCAACTCCTCAGACAGAGGGTGAGATCTTGCAGTCATCCAATTTGAGGAGCTTCAGTTTCTCTGACCTCAGATTGGCCATCAGGAATTTCCGTCCTGATAGTGTGTTAGGAGAATGCGGCTTTGGTTCTGTTTTTAAAGGGTGGATTGATGAAAATTCATTTACAGCTGCAAAGCCTGGGATTGGCATAGTTTTGGCTGTGAAACGGCTTAACCAAGAAAGTTTTCAGGGTCATAGGGAGTGGTTGGTAAGTTCTTTTCTGCTAATACATCAAGCTCATTGTTGTACTTGAttgtttatctttgttttcATGGAGAACCTCTTAATAGTTGGTTAAGGTAGAGTTACGCCCACATCAAGTCATTGGTGCTTTAAGTTTCAACAAGTCTTCTAGGATGGTACTTTCATTTTGGCATTTGCTTCTGGCAAATCTAAGTTTAGCATTTTAATGTAAACTGTAATTACTCTTCAGTTCATGGTTGACAGATAATGTGCTTTCGTTTGTGTTTGATAGGCAGAAGTGAATTATTTGGGGCAGTTCTATCATCCTAATCAGTGAAACTAATTGGCTATTGCTTGGAAGATGAGCACAGCGCGTTTTGGTATATGAATTCATGCCTCGAGGCAGCCTGGAAAATCATTTGTTCATTAGTAAGTTCCTTGAGAGATATCTCTAGATAACTTTGAAGCAGAATGGCTTTGATTATGTAATGTTATTAACAATTTTAAACTATTGTACCAGGAGGTTCTTATTTTCAACCTCTTTCTTGGACCCTCCGGATGAAGGTTGCCCTTGGTGCTACAAAGGGGCTGGCCTTTTTGCATAGTGCTGAAATAAGGATGATATATTGAGACTTCAAGACGTCTAATATCCTGCTTGATTCGATATGAATCTACCGATATTGTTATTTTAAATTATTCAAAGGATTCAGGGGATCGTCTGACTTCCATGTTAGCTATTCTGAGAATTCCTTTTGTATAATCCAGAACTACAATGCAAAGCTGTCAGATTTTGGCTTGGCCAAGGATGGGCCAATAGGTGATAAAAGCAACGTCTCTAGCTACTAGGGTGATGGGCACATATGGATATGCAGCCCCAAAATATCTAGCCACAGGTATAATTTTACTTTACTTTGAATTCTATTGCTCATGCTTGTTTGGAATCTCCGGTTAtcttttttacattttcttttcccAGTTGCTTTTGACCATTAAATTTAAGAGTCTTACCCTTTGCTTTCGCTCTTTATTCTTGATTACCATATATCAAAATTGATGCCTCTATCTCTTAATGGCTCCACTTTTCACTATTTGAAGGTCATCTTACTGCCAAGAGTGATATCTATAGTTTTGGAGTTGTTATTAATTTTGCTTTCCCAAATCTTTATGTATAGGTGTAACTACCATTTACTTCTATGTTCCCAATTCTTAGTAAGGAATAACCTGAGGATTCTTGTGTTCTTTGATAATATTATACCGCTGCTAGGTACATAACACATTCTAGCAGTTATCTAATTGCATGTTTTTTGGGTTGTTTATTTAGGATATTATTTGGCAAGGAGATATCAGTGGAGTTAATGCAGTTCTGCAGTTATTCATGGTTGATATCCAATCAGAAGATTAGTATTCATTAAGTTATTTTTTCTAGTTCATTTTATAGTCACTTCAGACTCATTTTGTATGTATATTAATGTATTTTAGTGAGTAATATAGTCCTTTAGGTGGTTTTTAGATGCTttggataattttttttggaTAGTTTTCAACTTTCAAGGACACAGATTATGAGTTCTTACAAGCAAAGGATGAcactttcattttgttttgagGACACAAGAAATGTGTCCTAGTAGGGAAAAGGGGACACATTTCTATTGATATGAGAACACGTTTTATTGTCCTCTAATGGATACAAGGACACTTATTTTACACCTTTGAGGACACAGTTTATGTGTCATAGTAGGGAAAAGAGGACACATTTCTATTGATCAATTGATGTGAGAACACATTTTATGTGTCCTCTATTGGATACGAGGACACGTTACTTTGGTTTTTAAGGACACAGTTTAAGTGTCCTTGTAGAGAAAAGAGGACTCTTTTCCAGTGTCCTTGTATGTGACTTATAATGACTCTCGGATAGAGGACACATTTTTTTGGGTGTCCTTAAATGTAATAGAGGACTCATTTCCAATGTCCTTAAATCAtgtttttgtagtagtggtCATTTCCGGTTTATTATGGGCATAATGATTTTACTTTGGTGTTTGGAAGTTCAGTTGTTTTAGTTCAAGGAATTAGTGTGATGTATTCATACAGAAGAATATGAGAAACTAATCTATCAATGCATACACAGAAGAAATGGATGAAACTAATGACCTAATTAACTGTAGAAAGAAATTCCTATATGGTAGGAATGAGGAATGACATGGATTATCATTCCTACATGGAAATCAAGCACACATACACAGATCGAAGTTTCATAACTTCATCCTAGGAAGATACTTTTGAGAACTGCCCCCTCATGCATACACAAGTTTTATCAAATTCTCCTCCAACTTATCATTCTCCACATGCTTTTTTTGGAAATAGGTCTCACGATCACTTTGGCATCAGATATCGGGAGTTCGGGACATCCTTCTAAATTTTTTATACAGTAGTGTCTAGTGAGTTGGTGTAAAATTTCTTCCTCTCATGATTCTTGTAAAGTCATGTGTGAATCTTGCTTATCAGTTAAATTCACAAAGTTCCCTTTTTCTGTTTCAGCTTCAAAATCTGTAACTCCCTTTGAGAATTGTTCAATCAGATGTATGGGGTCCATCTTctagtctctcttttgaaggtTACAGATATTATCTCACCCAAACTTGTTGATGAATGTACCAGATTTACATGGATTTTCCCTTTAATGGATAATGCTGAAAGTCAATTCTGTATACAAATCCTTTCATGCTTTGGTCTCTCCACTTAATATTCTACTTCCATTAAGATTTTGCCGACTGATTGGGGGTGGTGAATATACAGGCCCGGAAAATCTTTTAAGCAATTATTATCTGATAAGGGGGTTATTTACCAACTCTCTTGCCCTTACACACCCCACTGCACCATGGgttagcagagagagagagaataggcGCACATCATTGAGACTGCTTTAACTGCACTATGCATCTCTTCCACCTAGTTTTTGGTTTCATGCTTGTGCTATTTCAGTATTCCTTATCAACAAAATTTCTTGTCAAACTCTTTCTTTCTATGCACTCACCTTTTGAGCTTTTGTTTCATAAAATTCTTACTCTTGATCATCTGAGAATGCTTGGTTGTGCTTGTCATCCCTTAATGAGACCATACAATTCCAATGAGCTCTAACCTAAAACAGTTAGATGTGTCTTTTTGGCGTATGCACAGGGTTACAAAGGTTTTATTTTCTATAATCCGTTGAATGCAAGTCCATCAAATCTAGACAATAACTGCTTGATGAAAACTCTTTTTACATAAACTTATTCATTCTTCCTCCTGTTCATCTTCTTCTGCTACAATTTCTTCACCAATATTTTCTCTTCCTACTTGCCCTATCAAGATGCCTTTAATGCCTCAGTCACTGCCTCAGCTTGTCCCCACTATGCAACAAGCTACTGTCTGCTTCAAGCTGCTGCAGTTGATCAACCTCCTAGACTTCAAGCCAATATCAGTGACTCTTCATCTGTTACTGATCAGTCTCCTGCATCACATAATGGCCAAGCTTCTATTACTATTACTTCTCTTAAAGAGCATGAGGCACGTCCCCCAGACCCATCAACATCTGCCACTCCAACCCATCTTCTACATCACTCATTCCTACTTCTCTACCACCACTGGCCTCCTTTCATACAAGGGATCAATTTGACTACTCAGCAGAAATTACTGATCTTCATGGACCTTACATCCCAATCAAAGATCTAGTCATTCAGCTTGGAATACCAACTGCACACAGGCTCCATCTCTCAGTTTCGGTCTTTATCAGAAGTTACACCTGCTACTATTGATGATCATGCAAATGATCACTAGGAGAAAAAAtgttatatataaaaagagagtaTTTTATGCAGATACTTAATCCTCTCCACCTTCTGCAGATTATGAGCCCTCTACACATAAGCAAGCGCTCAAAATTCCACATTAGAGACAGGCAATGCAATGATGATCTTTTTCAAATTAGGGCACATTGAAATTGAATCCTCATTGTCCAGAAATAATTTGGTGAGTTCTAAATggatttttaaaattaaaagaaacCATGATGGATCAATTGCAAGGCAAAAGATCAGCTTGTATCAAGAGGCTTCAGTTAAGACTATGAAGATACATTTAATTGAGTGGTTACTGGTTACACATACCACTGTTCGGCTTGTTCTAACTTTAGCTGCACAATTTGGTTGGAAGCTACATCAGATGTATGTTAAAAAATGCCTTCTTGCATGGCATTCCAGAGGAGGTATACATGGCTCAGATTCAAGGTTTGCAAACCACAAAAATCACTCCACCGATTGAAACAAGGACCAAGAGCTGGAATGAGAGGTTTACTTCCTGTCTGGCAACTCTCAATTTCAGCAGCTCTTGTGCAGATCCTTCCCTTTTTATAAGGACAGTTGGTAATTCTCATGTCTATCTTTTTCTCTATGTTGATGGCATTATAATCACTGGAAATGAGTCAAATGACACTTCTGCTATCCGGTCTGTCAAAGATGAACTTCAAAAGAGTTTGAAATGAAAAACATTGCATTACTTTCTGCGGTTGGAAATTCAGTATCTGCCTTCTGGTATTTTTATCTCTCAAGCTAAGTATGCTCAAGATCACCTAGTAAAAGCTAAAATCCATGATTCTACGGCGTTTTACTCCATGTCTACCATTTGTCAAACTATTGATAGATAATGCTCACCACTCACAGATGTGTAACACACTAGCTAGATGAGTCTTGTGGGTACCTTTAGTATctcactttcttttttctttcaaaaaaaaaaggtcagtaTCTCACTTTTATGAGACCTGATATTTGCTTTAGAGTTAACTCAGTTTTCCTGTTTATGCAGTCCCTACTGAGTTCCATTTACTTGCAGTTAACAGGATTGTGAGATATGTTAAGGCTAGGGGACATGAatcttggttttctttttcggTCAGCTCATGTTCAAATTAGAGACTTCTCGGACACAATTGGGCAGGGGATCCAAATGATAGGTGAAGCACTACTGGGTTTGTTATTTATCATGGTCACAGTCCTATCTCCTGGTGCTCCAAGAGAGAAACTATAGTTTCAATATCTTCAACTGAGACAAAATATTGACCATGGCAGATACAACTTTTGA
Protein-coding regions in this window:
- the LOC133718743 gene encoding putative germin-like protein 9-2, giving the protein MAMTMRLIQLLVIISVIALAISRRALASDSDITSDYILPENHTSTTVDASFFTYTGFRGLFDQAPKTFTATKASMDEFPALKGQSVSYTMLQFPPNTLFPPHTRLDSAGLMFVLTGSLEVGLIDSKNILYTKKLQAGDMFVFPKGLIHYQYNADPNLPATAIAAFGSASARTVAVPASIFSSGIRDVVLAKSFKTDVSTVRKIRAGLKN